The nucleotide window gctactgacaaacaagttgatagtacaggggttccaacagtctcatttagaatcagcattttgcaaattatatggacgttataacgatctaatttgccaaaacaacctaccattgggtaaaatgttatctgacgtgtttcatgttgattgtaaggccgttcttggcacactgcttttgactacggataactccgtttacctgatcaagatatagggctcacggcgggtgtgatcggtcgacaaggggatgcttactcctcctaggcacctgatcctacctctgatatatacaggggtccgtgtttgcccaactcttcattttgcattgcttataggagttatcagattggtcactgttcgttatctttgtcTTTCATGACATACCCTAAATCGCATTACTACACTATATTGAATATTAGAGAATTCACGAACGGCAGTTACTCACCTCGTCTATTGGATGTAGTTAGTTCCTGGGGTCCTGTGGGTGTAACTGTCTGGACGCCGGGTCTTGCAGTGGGTAGTGTTGTCTGGAGACTGGATTTGGTAGTGGGTGTTGTCTGGAGACTGGATTTGGTAGTGGGTGTTGTCTGGAGACTAGATTTGGTAGTGGGCAATGTTGTCTGGAGACTGGATTTGGTAGTGGGTGTTGTCTGGAGACTGGATTTGGTAGTGGGTGTTGTCTGGAGACTAGATTTGGTAGTGGGCAATGTTGTCTGGAGACTGGATTTGGTAGTGGGCAATGTTGTCTGGAGACTGGATTTGGTAGTGGATGTTGTCTGGAGACTGGATTTGGTAGTGGGTGTTGTCTGGAGACTAGATTTGGTAGTGGGCAATGTTGTCTGGAGACTGGATTTGGTAGTGGGCAATGTTGTCTGGAGACTGGATTTGGTAGTGGGTGTTGTCTGGAGACTGGATTTGGTAGTGGGCCATGTTGTCTGGAGACTGGATGTGGTAGTGGGCAATGTTGTCTGGAGACTGGATTTGGTAGTAGATAATGTCTGGACACTGGGCTTCATAGTAGATtgatagaatccttcattagtaggAGTGTGGGATTCGGacattccaccgaggggacaagatttgcaGTCTAGGACGATACTTTGTCGAGTGCTAGACAGTAAATATTgttccagatgtggaatgaataacaaagaaaatttaaaaaacgttAATAATgatggattattttttaatgttccCAAAAATCTACTTAAAATCTAAATAggaacaaacaatacaaactattTTGCTTTACCATGTAATGTAAATCATAGGAAATATATAATGTCATAATCAATCAGTGTaaaattaatagaatccttcattaatACGAGCGAGTGATTGGAAACTTCCACCAAGGGAACAACATTCACAATCTTGAATGAGATCT belongs to Ostrea edulis chromosome 7, xbOstEdul1.1, whole genome shotgun sequence and includes:
- the LOC125656591 gene encoding mucin-2-like encodes the protein MKPSVQTLSTTKSSLQTTLPTTTSSLQTTWPTTKSSLQTTPTTKSSLQTTLPTTKSSLQTTLPTTKSSLQTTPTTKSSLQTTSTTKSSLQTTLPTTKSSLQTTLPTTKSSLQTTPTTKSSLQTTPTTKSSLQTTLPTTKSSLQTTPTTKSSLQTTPTTKSSLQTTLPTARPGVQTVTPTGPQELTTSNRRGCLCPCTRMKNLVIIQNETQLKRKVEVLKKVLSVNKTLLSSSLRRKISATDSRTSVVAIGSILGITVIVLVIAPVIVSDVRRLYSDFKHGV